A genomic segment from Glycine max cultivar Williams 82 chromosome 1, Glycine_max_v4.0, whole genome shotgun sequence encodes:
- the LOC100797537 gene encoding uracil phosphoribosyltransferase-like protein, producing the protein MACSRIHFNLNLPFPSDAAPIPYTCHSPSRLSLSPLFTFTTPKIAYSSAPRRTCGAVCCQMTMEEKPLSENQMLVYVPPHPLIKHWVSVLRNEQTPCPIFRNAMAELGRLLMYEASRDWLPTVSGEIQSPMGVASVELIDPREPVAVIPILRAGLALAEHASSILPAIKTYHLGISRDEETLQPTIYLNKLPEKFPEGSKVFVVDPMLATGGTIVAAVSLLKERGVGNKQIKVISAVSAPPALQKLSEQFPGLHVYTGIIDPEVNEKGFIIPGLGDAGDRSFGTDT; encoded by the exons ATGGCTTGTTCCCGCATTCACTTCAACCTTAATCTCCCTTTCCCCTCCGATGCGGCACCAATTCCGTACACATGTCACTCTCCCTCTCGCCTCTCTCTTTCCCCTCTCTTCACATTCACAACACCAAAG ATCGCTTATTCCAGTGCTCCGCGGCGCACGTGTGGTGCGGTGTGCTGTCAGATGACCATGGAGGAGAAGCCTCTCTCTGAGAACCAAATGCTC GTGTATGTGCCTCCTCATCCGTTGATCAAGCACTGGGTTTCAGTTTTGAGGAATGAGCAAACTCCTTGTCCCATCTTCA GAAATGCAATGGCTGAGTTGGGAAGGCTACTAATGTATGAAGCTTCAAGAGATTGGTTG CCAACTGTTTCTGGAGAGATTCAATCACCAATGGGTGTAGCCTCTGTGGAACTCATTGATCCCAGGGAGCCTGTGGCT GTAATTCCAATCCTGAGAGCAGGCCTTGCTCTAGCTGAACATGCATCATCGATCTTGCCtgcaataaaaacatatcatttAG GAATAAGCAGAGATGAGGAAACTCTTCAGCCAACTATATATTTGAACAA gttACCCGAGAAATTTCCAGAAGGATCGAAAGTTTTTGTGGTTGATCCTATGCTGGCGACAG GTGGCACTATAGTGGCAGCTGTGAGCCTCTTAAAGGAACGTGGAGTTGGCAACAAGCAGATTAAAGTG ATATCTGCTGTCTCTGCCCCTCCAGCTCTTCAAAAGCTGAGCGAACAGTTCCCTGG GCTTCATGTGTATACTGGAATAATTGACCCCGAAGTTAATGAAAAAGG GTTCATAATTCCTGGCCTTGGAGATGCTGGGGACCGCAGCTTTGGTACAgatacatga